The window ATTAGACATTCAATTCTTTTTGACTGGGAGTGGCTACCAGCGGTTATTCACAGTGAGTCCACCCAcctgaaatgaattgaatgcctcTCATTGTAAATAGGTATTCACTTCCATGTGCTccttgttcaaatggattggaggtctattgttgtcaatgacaGCTTAACTATCCCAGTTCATTGAGtacatatactatactataaaaGTTGTAAAAACTATGGTATGCTATGACTAACTGACATGAAATCAAAATGGATGAGACAGATGGtggcatcaatggcagccaatgagtgctCTACAAAGAGTTAACTccacttttcaaatgaaaatatagtttttacaTTCCACCAATACATCCACCCTTACATACATGCACACTTTTAACCCTGTGGTGTATGTACTAGCAAATAAAGTTTTCTTATCAGACATACTCCAACAATTACACTAAATGCAAATTTAAAACCCTACTTTTTTGATCCTATATCTGGACCATACTTTTTCTCAGATTGGTCAATCCTGTGATTTTCACTCAAGTATGACTTATCATCCCTTTTTTCCGCTTCACCACTAGTACGACTTTTTGACCTGAgcaacttatagtctgaaaaatacaatgGTTCTGCTGCGTCTGTCTGCCGGAGACGCTATTTGTTGACTTAAGCGCATTTGCAGTGCGGCGTAATTACAGGCAGTGCACTCAGCAGCCCGCCTACAGTGGAATACGAGGTGTAATTGTTTTTCTGGACCGGTGATTAGTTTTTGTccatctctccctccctctagTTTGTGCGCCAAGGAAAGGGAGATTATTTCCAGGGCATCATGTTCATGGCCGAACTCAGCACTCCGTCCGTCTGCTTGGGAAAAATACTTATCCAGGTAGGTGTGCATTGTGTGTTAGGCATGTATCCACATTCCCCCCACTATCGCACATGATAAATCATGAATGATGGCTCTTAATTCATTAATGCCTATCGTATAAGATAATAGCAGtcccttacattttttttaggtttctaGTCATAATAAAGTGCCTTAAAAAGGCATTATAATTTTAGCTGGTATATCTTAAATTCCTTACATTTTAAACAGAGGTTTACATGTTATGGCTCATGTACAAttgaaatgattatttattatcttCCATGACTAATGTAACTGATCTCTACTATTCACGCGAGTCAGGCCGTTATCGATGATGACATTTAGCACTTTAACTGTACTGTTAGGCAAAAACGTGTCTTTACTCTGCTTTAGCCCTTCAATTCCCCCTTCTGAACCCCACGATGTTGGGTCCACACGTGTTTTCTATCCCAGCATGCAACTGGTTTTTCACTTGCATATATATCTCCTGTTGACTGTCTCTCCACACGAGCAGCTGTCATCGCTTGGTAACGCCGTTTGCTTGAATAAACATTGCGCAAACGCCCGTACtgtaagccccccccccccacccctttaCAGCTGTTAGCATACGTCGAGCAGATACGCTATCGCCTCCTCGTTGCCTCTGCGTTCTGCCCCGTCAGCTGTCTATGTGCCTGTGTGATAAGCTCAAAAGCCGCGACGTTAGCGGGAAGGCCCACCTTTTCACTCTAGAAACAATGGAGGAGGTAGCTTGTGTTTGGCTAGCTTTATCTCGTCAGAACAGGTCGTTATGTCCACTTGACATGTCATGGCGTCTAACGATAGCACAATAAACCCTTATACTGTCACTGCCTTTTCCTTATGGCTAAAGTCAAGAAACTATAAATGGAGTACACTTATATAGTGCTTTATTGACCTTGTCACAGTGGTCAAAGGGCTTTACATTTACGTACTCTTACATAATGTTAAACAAAGGTGATAACATTTTGGGTAGTGAGgtcaacagtaaaaaaaaatccaatcaaatTTAGTATCCTAATGATTTCCCAATTATTTTTTCAGGGATTCTTTTTAGTTAATTAcgcaaaattgaaaaaaaataattgtgtacTTTAGTTCTCACGATTAAGATATATGTATTACTTGTATTGACCactttaatacatattttccctAATCTATATGTTTGAGTGTCTGAAACTTCATCCACATCCTTCCTACTGTTGCATGGtgaaagtggttagcatgtctgcctcacGCTTCtcagatcaagggttcaatcccgggtTCTGGtctccctgtgtggagtttgcatgttctctccttGCCTCTCAATAGGTGTGCATTTTGAgtgtgaatgcttgtttgtcCATATGTGAtctacaattggctggcaaccagttcggGGTGTATCCTACCTACTGCCCATAGCTAACTGAGATCCAGCAccctgaatgaatgaaatgaaatctAGGCCTTCTATGGGTTTCTCTACTTGAATTTGAACTTAAAGTTCACAATTTGCATCAACATTATGTACGGATTTCCAAGAAAAGATGAACCGAGTCCACTCAAAGCAAACTCCTGCTTGcttttttctctctgtctctctgctCTCTTTTGTTTCCACTCTCAGTACAAACAGCAACACACTCTCCTGCACAAAGTGAATGGGGCTCTTATGCTGATCACTTTTTTCATCTGTCGAGTCCTCCTCTTCCCTTACCTCTACTACGTCTATGGAAGGTATGTCTTCCCCTCTATATTTCTTCTCTTTACGCTGACTTAGAGGGCTGCAACTTATCACCCTTTCGGTAGGCCTGCTACAATGTATCCATTAATTCACAACTAACTATTCAAGAACTATTTTGATAGTTGTTAACATGgtttaaaaaactttttggaccgaaaatattccaaatcacCCTTATTTTTAGCCTCTCGTTAGCAAATATTCCCATTTATCAATTTAAAACAAGTAatgttctttatttttcattgtatttatttatatatttattttatatagtatttagtattcatttcttttaaatattaaaaacagaaaaggtTAAAGCTGTAATAGTctcaaaatatttatattttctatattcAAACAAGCAAAGACAGTACATGTTCTTTTTACAGTGTAGATACAGTTAGTATTtctacaatattttaaaatatttgcaaatattgcTTTTGTTcccaaaaacaataatacaataaaCAGTAGCATATGACTATTTATGTGAACTATTTTCTGTGGAAAATGCTTGCTTCCAAAACAATTTTACAGCCAAAATGTAAAGGCCAAAGTTTAAAGTGATGAGTCAACTCATCGCAAACAATCAGTGATTAATTAATTGACCATCCGAAACATGGCTTGTGGCAGTCTTACTCTCACTCTTCAGTCACCCTTGGCGTTGACTCAACCAATATTCCCCCCGCTGTGTTCTTTGTCGGAGCGCAGGTACGCATCCATTCCGTTCCACCTGGTCCCCCTATCGGTGCCGTGGCACTGTAACCTGGGAGCCGCCCTGCTCATGGCGCCTCAGCTCTATTGGTTCTCGCTCATTTGCCGGGGCGCCCTGCGACTCTTCACGGGCGCCCAAAGACGGCGCCCGGGCGTGAACACCACCACGGACGGGGGCACGGCGCCCCCACAGCCGGCCAATGGCTACAGAGCGGCGTCCGCGGATTCCGACTTGGCTACCCACTGAGAGGAATCGGAAGGGGGAGGCGGCGGGGCGGCGGATCGGAGAATGTACCAATGTCATTGGgcggggagggggcgggggaaCTAGTAGCAACTTGGCGAAGGGTAAATATTCACAGACGATGTCCTCAGATGGCACTGGAGTCTTTAACGAGAGTGCCGTTGCTCTCTGGTGATGTCATCGGGCGGCGTAACGGGAAGGACTGACCCGAGAGGATTTAGCCCAGATGTAGAGCAAGCATAGGTGAACCTTTTCCTTCAATGTAGATCAAATCGCGGCATCTCCGGAACAGCGGGTCCGTAGGAATGTATTATATTGTACGTTAGAACTTTTGCTGTAGACTGGAGCCCGAATTCAAGCATAGAAAACCgcgatgaccaaaaaaaaaacaaaagaaaaaaaaaacatcctggcTAAAGGAGAAGTTTGGCTTGTTAGTGTTTCCTCTGTATCCTCTATGTAGTCACTGTCACTCGAACGTGTAAGAAGCAACCTGCAGATCATCTCGTAAGACTAAATTCTGCTGCCTTATCCCCTTTTCCACTATGAGTTggctttttgtttcatttttttttttgggaggagaTGGTGTACATAGCTCTTGTAAAGTCCACATTTCCACATCAGTATTAGGACAGtgttgcattattattattattcttttctttttccaagtgtcatttttttttcttccattcctCACCTTAGTTGTTGATCACAATCGACCCTAAAGTGTAGATACGACTTCATTCTATTTTACTTTGTGTCCCATTTTAGGACATTCCTCCCCACATTAACCAAATGTGCTGTTCATCTAcattgttttgctgcttttctggtCCATAAAATCgaaattaatttagttttggATCTAATTTATGAATCAATTTCTCAAATGTTCCATAGTGATGTTGTTGTTGCATCAAGCTAATCATGACCAAGCGTTAACAGTCACATTATTCAACTAAATTTGAAAAGTTTGAttcaaataagtaaaaaaacatagtaGAAAATCTTTGTGGAATTTGAATACAAATTACAATCAAATTGATGAAGCAAGTTATGAATCTcaacatttcaaaatgatggTTTATAGCATGAAGCTAACCACATCTGggcattaaaaattgtaatgaaATTTTGATGTTTTGGTTGAAAAAGCTCAAAACTCCACTGTGAACTTTGACAatgtacttttttcttttcttccaatGTCATGTCTCCATTTAAAAATGGCTTCTTGTAATGCACAGAGCATCCCGAGATTGAATTAGTAGCATTGCTACTCAATTGGGACACAGCTAATATGAGCTAAGGTCCATGCTCACATTTAAAGGATTCATTGACAATGACAGccttttaattcatttggacttgcatttgaatttaaaacattcaaaatatAATCGAGTTCATACTTTTTGAGAGTTTTTACATCACGCAAACCGTGCCGCAGGGTTCCATGAACCTTAGAGCTAATCAATTGGccatatctttatttttaagcaGCAGCTACACTCTACTAGAAGTGGGTCatggctttaaaaataaaaataaaagtatatatgtataattaaaacaaaaaaacaaaaagctaaaaaaatacatagaaacaaAGAATGAAGCGTGTGCCAAAACATCCGGACTAGTAAACCGGGCATGCCGACCACACAGCAAACCCTAAACCGGGGGGGACCCAACGTACTGTATATTCCAACAAAATgcttgttatttatttgtatttatttatttatttatttatatgcttTGTGGTTCTGAATGCATATTTATGCATCCGTTATTATGATATACTCTGCTTCTGAGCCTTAAGTCAAGGCTGTAATGTCACTCCAACTTATCGGAAATATACTTCTCTGTCCTGATTTCGCCTCacgtctttatttatttaggacactgatgaaaatattatatgatagttatttttgtgttttctttatcAATTATAGCAAaatgaatactgtattttctcgcagataagccgtatttgtaactaagaAAAGatagggtacggcttatatgcgcacaagacatGGTATACTCTTggtatactttgttttttttaaccagtagatgtcggcaaggtaacatttactatttgttggttattttttgttttgctgtaagaaaacaagcattactggatgaattaattccaaattatatccaccctaataatgtgcttttgattcatatagtatctcagaaacACCATGTGTgatgatatttttaaattattttccctCCAAAGTAAcagatttgtactccctattaaaaccatgaatatggaggagaAAATTGTAAATTGGGGCAGATGATATGTGAGAAatagtcaaattcaatgattttaaggcggcttatacacgagtAATTATGGTATATCAGATAAATAGGTGAGATTAATTTGTTCTACTGTAATTGTGATTTCTTTCAGCTGGGTATCTTTAGCGCACCAGGATCATCACGTCAGAGGACAAAACAACTTTTTGGTACGTAGCTATATGTCATTTATACCATTTATGAATTTGAGTGCAGTACTATATACTATTGTGACCAAATGTCCCATTTAATGACTGTGTTTTCCagattctaaattgcccttgaGTATGTCTCATTTTCAGGAgagtaattttatttaaatttgagcAGAAACAATGGAGTAAATAGGCATTCTTCTAACATCACAGTCAGTCAGTAGAATAAACAACAACCAATGTTTTATGATGAACTCCCAAGTTGTTTGAACATCTTAGCTAGCCTACTTCAActcatttataattaaaataccCCAATCTGCACATTTAAAATACCGTTGGCAACTTTCTTGTGTTGATTTCACACAACAGATATCTTATTTTAACGCATATGTGAATCAACTTAAGCCGCAGATTTCAAATATTACCACGTTAACTCGCCtatttaaacacaaataaacTACCTTAATGCACACATTTCAAATACTTATGGCTACTTTCTTGTGTTGATTTGACATATAAGATTGCCTATTTCAGCATTTTTTGATTGAACTGGTTATCCACAGAGTTCAAATTTTTCACAAAAGgtattgtatttaaacacatttacaATTAAACTACCTCAATCCACACATTTCAAATACTTTATATGCATTTTGAATACTTTAGGCGACTTTCACAGTGTTGATTGGACACATTAGCAAGCCTAGTTTATAACACATTAATTATTAAACAAATTTAATCCTCACATTTCACCATTTAGcctatttcatacaaaaaaatggaagcctCTCCAACAACATTAAAGGAAAGACCAAAAAAAGGTAGGAGAGCTCTTTTGATGTTGGGCTTTCTCCCTTTAAGAGGCCTCACATTTGCAGGTTTCATGCACATAAGGGTATACTTTAGCTCCGTTAATGTATTTTCTCTTGCTTTCCCCTCTTTTGGGGCTCTGATAGGCTCTAAAACCTCGTGTTAAGTAATCATAAGGGTGCCTTTTAGCTCCATATTTGCAACAAGGCCTACATAatgttaactcattcactgccattgtaACTAGGAGGAACAGTTCATCATGGATGGATCTTGATCTTTACAACCATACTTTAATGTTGTGATATTGTTTTATGTACCACGAGAGGGAGCCAATGTACCAATATGCAGGAAAATCAAGTCACTGATTAGCATGACTTTTTGGTTGCACTAATTTTCTaggattttctttttggtgtATTGTAAGATGCACTGAAGTTCATATTTTTGCGTCTTTGAGTGGTAACTTCACATTCACTCGTAGAACCGATCTAGAATTAGTGCTGAATTTCGGAATTGGGAAAAGCCAGTAAAcgcttttcccccaaaaaatcttttccAAAAATAACAACGTGAGCTGCAAGATAATGAGTTTAATGACGACGCATCGGTATAAAAAGCAGAGAAAGAGAGTACACCATACTGGAGCAACCAAGAGGTGAAAGTGTgttagagtgagagagagtgaaaaaGAGGACTGCACAATCCATTCGCTCCGGCTGCTTCACTGCAATGCACATTTACTGACTGCAACGCTgtaaaaattgcactaaaattcttcctgtttttttttttttcaaaagcaacATAATTGGAtactaattttttgttgttgtttttttttataaaggagGTTTCCAACCTGAGCTACACAAGACAAGAAAGTGTaaaggtacttttttttttacttctcatTCATGTTCTAAAATACGTTAAACCAAAAGTGTTAAACTTATTGGTGCCACATCATAGGGCCCTAATATCCATGCTATGACTAATTAACTAATTGATGACCAAATGAACTAATGTTTTTTGtggggatatttttttatttaaaaatgataaattattgaatatcctcatttattttttgtttttaataccaACATAAAATacactagttatttatttttggcaaaaaggaaaaagtcaatattatcattttttacagccgcttgatgtttaaatttttattattttttgttttttgtaatgtaaaaaGTGGAGAAGTTTTACTTATCTTTTTCTAAAATTAAATGATAACattcatgctttttaaaaatgtcctaacatttaaaaaatattcattaaaaaaatggtacatttttttagggggaactGGTGAATAATTGTAGttctttttggataaaaaaataaacagggagAAGATTAATATtcactttcttaaaaaaactttaattacATTTATAAGATTTTTAGACCTAGATATATTGATTAAAACGGGAAACGTAATTATTCTCATTTCTTGATCTAAAAAGAAAAGtgattaattttgtttaaaaaagtgtAATGTCTTTCATATGAATTCTTTctgtctatattttttaaatacaaagaaGGGGAAATGGcaaatatgatatttttcatgtatatctatacatactatacatatatatatttatatatacatgatTCTTTTTCTTGGGTCTCAAGTTTGACTTCTTTCTCTTAAACTTTCCTGTCACTGTattgtttttgcatttaaagaTCAAATAGTATGACAAATTGTGAGGAAATCTTTGCTGCTAGAATATGTGACCGAACAGGCGGGAGGATGGGTCCTGTGGGGGCAGATTCACGTGTTTCATGGAGGCGGGAGGCGGGAGGCGGGCATCACCTCTAAAGTGGGACAAAGAAAAGTCGGCGTAAATGGCACATCATCCGAGACAAGACTGATGAAGTGCTCGCTTCCAATACAAAGCCAAACACTGGAGTAAATTCAGGGTGGTCTCATTGAgattctcatttttttgggagtaTAATTACATCCCGTGGGAGCAATTGGGGACTGTTTAAATATGATTtatcatactttttaaaataaatgaaagcgcAGCACAGCCAAACCAAACATTAATTATTACGACAGTGTAatgttgtagtattttttttaaccttaaaaaactaataataattcaaaccctgtttaaaagaaaaagttggcAAGTGTATAGAATTGGCTATAAGGTTGAATGTAATAAATTGACAGTTTTGGGTCGAACATCTCTAGAGTTttagtccagaaaataagatTACATGATATCTGAAATTACATTTAACTCTTGATTTCAGTGTTCAATGGATTTTCCACATACCTTATTAAAATAGAATGGTTAAATTGGGAGGATTGGCAGCTAACAATTGCTTCTAGTTCAAAAGTATTGGTCGTCTACTAGTGATAGACCCATTTACAGagttttaattgtaaaaaaacaaccacataattggacatccatcattgtcagtggcactgaaagagttaaaaataacctcatttacttttatttgctCCTAATGTCATTATCTTTCGGTATCAGACACAATCGCCTTGCATCATCAGTCTCGGCCATTGATAAAGTCCTATCTCCACCCCCCCACTTGATGAATGGTCGCTGGTGTTTGAAGAGGCCATTAATCTCAGTACGTGTGgcgcactctaaattgcccggtttgtttatttttcttttccttctcaATAAATCCCCCTGAGACGCACACAAAAAAGTAAGAAATGCTTCTGAAGCTAATTTTGCTTGTTGTGCAGAACAGCGGGTGGTCTTAGGAAGCTTTGCTAAGTCAATTAGCTTGCATAATGCGGAGATGCAGCACTGTCTCTTATGCTCTTTTCTACGTCTTGTATGAgcagttaactcattggctgccaagtATGaagttaactcattgtctgAAATGACAATGTGGACAAAACCAGTGGACATTTTTGATGAAATCACATGATATACACTCATCCTGCTTCTTCTAGTCTTTTGAATAATGCTGGAATGTTTTACATAGTTGTTTACACAGGTTTCTTTTCCTTACTGTGTACTTTGAAGCTCAAGCACTctgttgttttcccttttccttcTATGGAATCTTGGTGCTAAAATTATCTTATCTTGTTTGCTTGTTTCCCCTTTTCATCGAAAGAAAATCAGGCAAGTTGCATGCATGCCCAgggctcctttttttcccccacagccaCCCGGTTTAAGGAATCAAGGCACTGACTGGTGTCATGGGCAGAGCtcattttttcccacatccacccttttgttttcctttctccACCTAAGGAATGGAAACGGCTACTAATGCTCTGCTcgaaatttcattttttccccgcTTTCACTCctgttttcctttttccacCTAAGATtcttttcccacatccatcctctttttttcccatttacacACAAAGTATAAGAAGGCCAACAGATGGTTTACTTGGTGTGTTCTTTTTCCCCATTCATCCACCCtcttgttttacattttctgcttgtttatttactgtttttaccTTTTCCACCCAAGTAATCAAAATGCTATCCATAGTTATTTTTCTGCACGTATCTACCTACTTGTTTTGACTTAAATAACTAAAACTAAACAGCTCTGAGGCCCCTCACTCATTATTTTCCCACATTGTCAAATGTATAAATTGCTATCATAACCATACTAGTATGAAAATTCCCATACCAGTGACCCGAATTGTCTTGCTCTGTGGTATGTTATAGTCCCAGTACATTAAAACTGCATGTAAAGGTTAGTGGGAAGCATCTCTACCTCTAAGCATCGGTCAATAAACTGTGCTGACGGCGCAGCAAACGGGGGAATGGCCAACGCATTCACCGAATATTTCCATTGACAGCTGACCGCTGCGCCCGAGAGGTTCCAGCTCGTCTCTTATTAGCTGCAAACGGCAAGCCCGGTCAAGCAGAAATCCCAAAATCTCACCAGTATGCTTCCACACTTGCGCTCGCAGGGGGATTAAAGTGGGCTACAGCTGGATGGAGTCCCTAAGAAGCACTATCAGAGGAAAACACCCATTTGAACACATGCTGCCTTTCTGGGAACGTTCACGCTtgaaaatgagcattttttGCCAATATGCTTTTTAATGAAGCTCACGAGCGGACGCTTGTTGTGCTCATTAAGACCAAAGGAAATGGCGTCCTTTCCACGGCCTCCCGTGTGGGCAAGTTCCCCCGGAGAGTTCTGTCAGCTGTAAAAATGGAAAACTGCGCATTGGCCATTAATTTTGAAGCGGGTGAGCTAGAGATCAAC is drawn from Stigmatopora nigra isolate UIUO_SnigA chromosome 18, RoL_Snig_1.1, whole genome shotgun sequence and contains these coding sequences:
- the LOC144211833 gene encoding ceramide synthase-like: MLTILAAGSVFFPGLFLLSKQCLKSIPALRWSEGDAVIVSARLVSSIQAVMASSAGYIIASSCHDIIEDQHWLTSTYIMFAVPYFVYDIYAMFMCYWYKLRVKGHEEASAAPRHMTSALTSYLRREFLMVLHHVVMVTVCFPVSVFVRQGKGDYFQGIMFMAELSTPSVCLGKILIQYKQQHTLLHKVNGALMLITFFICRVLLFPYLYYVYGRYASIPFHLVPLSVPWHCNLGAALLMAPQLYWFSLICRGALRLFTGAQRRRPGVNTTTDGGTAPPQPANGYRAASADSDLATH